One part of the Mytilus trossulus isolate FHL-02 chromosome 11, PNRI_Mtr1.1.1.hap1, whole genome shotgun sequence genome encodes these proteins:
- the LOC134689970 gene encoding E3 ubiquitin-protein ligase TRIM45-like encodes MAQAASKTCEVCMSAPGSHYCIDCEEYYCENCKLLHYRQKLSRNHQFQKASDLIPEGRSKCSVHKEELTLLCNTCNVPACPSCVTGNHNGHTFSKFVDAIANLQGDNETKIRGKTNETNQNIKKIEDSLSSFNNAVDSVIKAITDDSNMIKSLVDKSVAQMIALVKKQSKNERDKLMNMLSDAKSVLAAGQTLDRRRHELDKTRQDGSLVQQINNLKEEINKLHITSLPEFPIISFIHKSVNEDDIRKLIGTYTISKGSPKEEKQKQEHRYLYRCSKCGAEEIKPFKP; translated from the exons ATGGCCCAAGCTGCTTCTAAAACATGCGAAGTTTGCATGAGTGCCCCTGGATCACACTATTGCATAGACTGTGAGGAATATTATTGTGAGAATTGTAAGTTGTTACATTATAGACAAAAGTTATCGAGAAATCATCAGTTTCAAAAAGCGTCCGACCTGATCCCGGAAGGTAGATCTAAATGTAGTGTACACAAAGAAGAATTAACGTTATTGTGTAATACATGCAATGTACCGGCATGTCCAAGTTGTGTAACAGGAAATCACAATGGACATACATTTTCGAAATTTGTTGATGCAATCGCTAATTTACAAGGGGATAATGAAACCAAAATTCGTGGCAAGACAAATGAGACAAATCAGAATATAAAGAAGATTGAGGATAGCTTGAGCTCTTTCAATAATGCCGTTGATTCTGTTATAAAAGCAATCACCGATGATAGCAACATGATTAAAAGCTTGGTTGATAAATCCGTAGCTCAGATGATTGCCTTAGTGAAAAAACAATCCAAGAATGAGAGAGACAAGCTGATGAATATGTTGTCTGATGCTAAATCCGTACTTGCTGCTGGACAGACTTTAGACAGAAGGAGACATGAACTAGATAAGACACGACAAGACGGGAGTTTGGTACAACAGATTAATAATCTGAAAGAAGAGATCAACAAACTACACATAACCTCTCTTCCCGAGTTCCCCATTATATCCTTCATTCACAAATCTGTAAATGAAGATGACATCAGGAAACTTATAGGTACCTATACTATcag TAAGGGTTCACCAAAAGAAGAAAAGCAGAAGCAAGAACATCGATACTTATACAGATGTTCTAAGTGTGG GGCAGAAGAAATTAAACCTTTCAAACCATAG